Proteins found in one Mesorhizobium sp. CAU 1732 genomic segment:
- a CDS encoding ABC transporter ATP-binding protein, with product MTSLRPKRRGNAFRTVFSFTGDHWRRQPVRLSVIIAAVLASTAADVLTPLYSGRLVDAVARGASSDELAWDAAIAAFSMLIALSTGAIVLRHIAFMGIIDLTMKMMADIASDAFSRVQRFSTDWHANSFAGSTVRKVTRGMWALDLLNDTILVALLPSAVMLLGSTLLLGWYWPMMGVIVGVGSLIYIAITVSLSLWYVAPAASLANAWDTKLGGSLADAVSCNSVVKAFGAETREEGRLARVVAKWRSRTRRTWVRGTINGTAQGVTMLVLRIAVIGFAITLWSQGRAGAGDIAFVLTSFFVLQGYLRDVGMHVRNVQRSVNDMEEMVDLHAQPLGVVDAPNAPAIVVEEGRIVFDDVTFHYGGHAKPLYRDFSLAIEAGERVGLVGHSGSGKTTFVKLIQRLYDVSGGGIYIDGQNIADVAQSSLRSQIAIVQQEPILFHRSLAENIAYARPGATQAEIERAAKLASAHEFIMSLPKGYATLVGERGVKLSGGERQRVAIARAFLADAPILILDEATSSLDSESEVLIQHAMERLMVGRTTLVIAHRLSTVRSLDRLLVFDKGRVVEEGDHAALIRLEGGIYRRLFERQALELTKGFI from the coding sequence ATGACTTCTTTACGTCCAAAACGGCGCGGCAACGCGTTCCGTACCGTCTTTTCCTTCACCGGTGATCACTGGCGCCGCCAGCCCGTTCGCCTGTCGGTCATCATCGCGGCGGTGCTTGCATCGACCGCGGCTGATGTCCTGACGCCGCTTTATTCGGGCCGGCTGGTCGATGCAGTTGCGCGCGGTGCTTCCAGCGACGAACTGGCGTGGGATGCGGCGATCGCCGCGTTTTCCATGCTGATCGCGCTGTCGACCGGCGCGATCGTGCTCCGGCACATCGCGTTCATGGGCATCATCGACCTGACGATGAAGATGATGGCGGACATCGCGTCCGACGCGTTTTCGCGCGTCCAGCGGTTCTCGACCGACTGGCATGCGAACAGCTTCGCCGGCTCGACGGTGCGCAAGGTGACGCGCGGCATGTGGGCGCTCGACCTGCTCAACGACACGATTCTGGTCGCGCTTCTGCCGTCCGCGGTGATGCTGCTCGGCTCGACATTGCTGCTCGGCTGGTACTGGCCGATGATGGGCGTGATCGTCGGAGTGGGTTCGCTCATCTACATCGCGATCACGGTCTCGCTGTCGCTCTGGTACGTCGCGCCTGCGGCGAGCCTCGCCAACGCCTGGGACACCAAGCTCGGTGGATCGCTGGCCGATGCGGTCTCGTGCAACTCGGTCGTGAAGGCGTTCGGCGCGGAGACGCGCGAGGAGGGGCGCCTGGCGCGGGTCGTCGCCAAGTGGCGCAGCCGTACGCGGCGGACATGGGTTCGCGGCACGATCAACGGCACGGCGCAGGGCGTGACCATGCTCGTGCTGCGCATCGCCGTCATCGGCTTCGCCATCACCCTGTGGAGCCAGGGCAGGGCGGGCGCCGGCGATATCGCGTTCGTGCTGACCTCGTTTTTCGTGCTGCAGGGTTACCTGCGTGATGTGGGCATGCATGTCCGCAACGTGCAGCGCTCGGTCAACGACATGGAGGAAATGGTCGATCTGCACGCCCAGCCGCTCGGCGTGGTGGATGCGCCCAATGCGCCCGCGATCGTGGTCGAGGAGGGGCGCATCGTGTTCGACGACGTGACGTTCCACTATGGCGGGCACGCCAAGCCGCTCTACCGCGATTTCTCGCTGGCGATCGAGGCGGGCGAACGCGTCGGTCTCGTCGGGCATTCCGGGTCGGGCAAGACGACGTTCGTCAAGCTCATCCAGCGCCTCTACGACGTGAGCGGCGGCGGCATCTACATCGACGGGCAGAACATCGCCGATGTGGCGCAATCCTCGCTGCGGTCGCAGATCGCCATCGTGCAGCAGGAGCCGATCCTGTTTCACCGGTCGCTGGCGGAGAACATCGCCTATGCGCGGCCCGGTGCCACGCAGGCGGAGATCGAGCGGGCGGCGAAGCTTGCAAGCGCGCATGAGTTCATCATGTCGCTGCCCAAGGGCTACGCCACGCTGGTCGGCGAACGCGGCGTCAAGCTGTCGGGCGGCGAGCGCCAGCGCGTGGCGATCGCGCGTGCGTTCCTGGCGGACGCGCCGATCCTGATCCTCGACGAGGCGACATCCAGCCTGGATTCGGAATCGGAAGTGCTCATCCAGCATGCGATGGAACGGCTGATGGTGGGACGCACGACACTCGTGATCGCGCACCGGCTGTCGACTGTCCGCTCGCTCGATCGGTTGCTCGTCTTCGACAAGGGCCGCGTCGTGGAGGAGGGCGACCACGCAGCGCTGATCCGGCTGGAAGGCGGCATCTACCGCCGCCTGTTCGAACGCCAGGCGCTGGAGCTCACCAAGGGGTTCATCTAA
- a CDS encoding metalloregulator ArsR/SmtB family transcription factor has translation MSESDVFRALADPTRRAVFERLLAGEKNATELRDGLAISQPAVSQHIAVLRSAGLINEARAGRHTNYSVNPGGLEPLFDWLTRYRVLWPQRVERLKTLLKEMDQ, from the coding sequence ATGAGCGAATCCGATGTCTTCCGTGCCCTCGCCGACCCGACCAGACGGGCCGTCTTCGAGCGGCTTCTCGCCGGCGAGAAAAACGCCACCGAGTTGCGCGACGGCCTTGCGATCTCGCAACCGGCGGTGTCGCAGCACATCGCGGTGTTGCGGAGCGCCGGTCTCATCAACGAGGCGCGCGCAGGCCGGCACACGAACTACAGCGTCAATCCGGGCGGGCTCGAGCCGCTCTTCGACTGGCTGACGCGCTACCGCGTCTTGTGGCCGCAACGCGTCGAGCGCCTCAAGACCCTCCTGAAGGAGATGGATCAATGA
- a CDS encoding SRPBCC domain-containing protein produces MTDLADETIVVDCELDAAPDKVWRAVTVPELAEQWITDDRERHDGRSYTLLDAEPCTRVRYAWTDRASSEPETVVTIDLTPTPDGRTRFRLTHSIAAREPLCAANTNRPHAMVRAA; encoded by the coding sequence ATGACCGATCTGGCCGACGAAACAATCGTGGTCGATTGCGAACTCGACGCTGCGCCGGACAAGGTCTGGCGCGCCGTGACGGTTCCCGAACTCGCGGAGCAGTGGATCACGGACGACAGGGAGCGTCATGACGGGCGGTCCTACACGCTGCTCGATGCCGAGCCGTGTACCCGCGTGCGCTATGCCTGGACCGACCGGGCGTCCAGCGAACCGGAAACGGTCGTCACAATCGACCTGACGCCGACGCCCGATGGGCGAACGCGGTTCCGGCTCACGCATTCGATCGCCGCGCGGGAACCGCTCTGCGCCGCAAACACCAACCGGCCGCACGCGATGGTACGCGCGGCCTGA
- a CDS encoding ATP-dependent Clp protease proteolytic subunit, protein MRDTMNLVPMVVEQSPRGERSFDIFSRLLRERIVFLNGEVNDGSASLICAQLLFLESENPKKEISFYINSPGGVVTSGFAIYDTMQFITSPVSTLCMGTAGSMASFLLAAGEPGKRVALPNASVLLHQPSGGFRGQASDIERHAEDIIKLKRRMIRLYAQHCGRTEEDVERTLDRDFFFTAQEARDWGLVDHVYDRRDLVEKPA, encoded by the coding sequence ATGCGCGACACGATGAATCTCGTCCCCATGGTCGTGGAACAATCGCCGCGCGGCGAACGCTCCTTCGACATTTTTTCGCGGCTGTTGCGCGAGCGCATCGTCTTCCTCAACGGCGAGGTGAACGACGGCTCCGCGTCGCTGATCTGCGCGCAGCTTCTGTTTCTTGAGTCGGAGAACCCGAAGAAGGAAATCTCCTTCTACATCAACTCGCCGGGCGGCGTGGTAACGAGCGGCTTCGCGATCTACGACACGATGCAGTTCATCACGAGCCCTGTTTCAACGCTATGCATGGGCACGGCGGGGTCGATGGCCTCGTTCCTTCTGGCGGCTGGCGAACCGGGCAAGCGCGTCGCGCTGCCCAATGCAAGCGTCTTGCTGCACCAGCCCTCGGGCGGGTTCCGGGGTCAGGCGTCCGACATCGAGCGCCACGCCGAGGACATCATCAAGCTCAAGCGCCGCATGATACGGCTCTATGCGCAGCATTGCGGCCGCACGGAAGAAGACGTCGAGCGCACGCTCGACCGCGATTTCTTCTTCACGGCGCAGGAAGCCAGGGATTGGGGCCTGGTGGACCACGTCTACGATCGCCGCGATCTTGTCGAGAAACCTGCCTAA
- a CDS encoding NAD+ synthase, translated as MTQDAPSTLRIAVAQLNPIVGDVAGNLAKAREARAEAARHGADLVLFTELFVAGYPPEDLVLKPAFVEACEAAVGEFAAETADGGPGVIIGTPLRRKSGLHNSIVVMDGGKIIAERFKLDLPNYGEFDEKRVFQAAPEMPGPINFRGVRLGIPICEDIWGELGVCETLAESGAELLLVPNGSPYYRGKVDIRHQIVIKQVIESGLPMLYANQMGGQDELIFDGASFAINADKSLAFQMSQFEATCVVTTWKRTDTGWACTDGPMSKIPEKEEADYRACMLGLRDYVDKNGFKNVVLGLSGGIDSAICAALAVDALGEERVRCVMMPYRYTSKDSLKDAEDCARALGTRYDIVPIFEPVDGFSNALSQLFEGTKEGITEENLQSRARGTILMAISNKFGSMVVTTGNKSEMSVGYATLYGDMNGGFNPIKDLYKMQVYAISAWRNDNVPPGALGPSGEVIPKNIIDKAPSAELRPDQTDQDSLPPYPVLDDILECLVEGEMGVDEIVARGHDRDTVHRIEHLLYIAEYKRRQAAPGVKITRKNFGRDRRYPITNRYRDRG; from the coding sequence ATGACACAAGACGCTCCCTCCACGCTTCGCATTGCCGTTGCCCAACTCAATCCGATCGTCGGCGATGTGGCCGGCAACCTCGCGAAGGCGCGCGAGGCGAGGGCGGAGGCGGCCCGGCATGGCGCCGATCTCGTCCTCTTTACCGAGCTCTTTGTCGCTGGCTATCCGCCCGAGGACCTCGTTCTGAAACCTGCCTTCGTGGAGGCCTGCGAGGCTGCGGTAGGCGAGTTCGCCGCCGAGACGGCAGATGGCGGGCCGGGCGTCATCATCGGCACACCGTTGCGCCGCAAGAGCGGCCTGCACAATTCGATCGTCGTGATGGACGGCGGCAAGATCATCGCGGAGCGTTTCAAGCTGGACCTGCCGAACTATGGCGAGTTCGACGAGAAACGCGTGTTCCAGGCCGCGCCGGAGATGCCCGGTCCGATCAACTTTCGCGGTGTGCGGCTTGGCATACCCATTTGCGAGGACATCTGGGGCGAGCTGGGCGTCTGCGAGACGCTGGCGGAAAGCGGTGCCGAACTTCTGCTCGTCCCGAACGGCTCGCCCTACTATCGCGGCAAGGTCGACATCCGGCACCAGATCGTCATCAAGCAGGTGATCGAAAGCGGTCTGCCGATGCTCTATGCCAACCAGATGGGCGGGCAGGACGAACTGATCTTCGACGGCGCGTCCTTCGCGATCAATGCGGACAAGTCGCTCGCCTTCCAGATGAGCCAGTTCGAGGCGACCTGCGTCGTCACGACGTGGAAGCGAACCGACACCGGCTGGGCCTGTACCGATGGGCCGATGTCGAAAATTCCGGAGAAGGAAGAGGCCGACTACCGCGCCTGCATGCTGGGCCTGCGCGACTATGTCGACAAGAACGGCTTCAAGAACGTCGTTCTCGGCCTTTCGGGCGGCATCGATTCCGCCATCTGCGCGGCACTCGCGGTCGACGCGCTGGGCGAGGAGCGCGTGCGCTGCGTGATGATGCCTTATCGCTACACGTCGAAGGACTCGCTGAAGGACGCCGAGGATTGCGCGCGCGCGCTGGGCACCCGCTACGACATCGTGCCGATCTTCGAGCCGGTGGACGGGTTCTCGAATGCGCTGTCGCAATTGTTCGAGGGCACCAAGGAAGGCATCACCGAGGAAAACCTGCAAAGCCGCGCGCGCGGCACGATCCTGATGGCGATCTCCAACAAGTTCGGCTCGATGGTGGTGACGACCGGCAACAAGTCGGAAATGTCCGTCGGCTACGCGACGCTCTATGGCGACATGAATGGCGGCTTCAATCCCATCAAGGACCTGTACAAAATGCAGGTCTACGCGATTTCCGCGTGGCGGAACGATAACGTGCCTCCAGGCGCGCTTGGCCCCTCGGGCGAGGTGATCCCGAAGAACATCATCGACAAGGCTCCGTCCGCCGAACTGCGCCCCGACCAGACCGACCAGGATTCACTGCCGCCCTATCCGGTTCTGGACGACATTCTCGAATGTCTCGTCGAAGGCGAGATGGGTGTCGACGAGATCGTCGCGCGCGGGCACGACCGCGACACGGTGCATCGCATCGAGCATCTGCTCTACATCGCCGAATACAAGCGCAGGCAGGCCGCACCGGGGGTGAAGATCACCAGGAAGAATTTCGGCCGCGACCGGCGCTACCCGATCACCAATCGCTATCGCGATCGGGGCTGA
- a CDS encoding DNA-3-methyladenine glycosylase I has product MHSFSSIRAQAARRKGGDDVLMTLLGPTPDNAALATMPDDRVLSTMANRIFAAGFVWSVIERKWPDFEEAFLGFEPKRLLFQPDDFWHDLASDTRIVRHPQKIRAVLENARFVQSVSGEHGGFGRFLAQWPADDQVGLLAYLGKHGARLGGNTGQYLLRWLGWDTFIVSTDMIAALRDAGMDIGDTATSKRDLAKVQAQLNAWHDETNLPRAHISRILAMSAGINNTPDEIRSYLDE; this is encoded by the coding sequence ATGCATTCGTTCAGTTCGATTCGCGCGCAGGCCGCCCGCCGCAAGGGCGGCGACGACGTGCTCATGACCTTGCTTGGTCCGACGCCCGACAATGCTGCTCTGGCGACCATGCCCGACGACCGGGTCCTGTCGACCATGGCGAACCGCATCTTCGCCGCCGGCTTCGTGTGGAGCGTCATCGAGCGGAAATGGCCGGATTTTGAGGAAGCCTTTCTCGGGTTCGAGCCGAAGCGTCTCCTGTTTCAGCCAGACGATTTCTGGCACGACCTCGCATCCGACACACGCATCGTCCGCCATCCGCAGAAAATCCGCGCGGTTCTCGAAAACGCGCGCTTCGTGCAGTCGGTGTCGGGAGAACATGGCGGCTTCGGCCGGTTTCTCGCGCAATGGCCGGCCGACGATCAGGTCGGCCTTCTCGCCTATCTGGGCAAGCATGGCGCGCGCCTCGGCGGGAACACGGGCCAGTATCTCCTGCGCTGGCTGGGGTGGGACACGTTTATCGTCTCGACCGATATGATAGCGGCGTTGCGGGATGCCGGAATGGACATCGGCGACACCGCGACGTCGAAGCGCGATCTCGCCAAGGTGCAGGCGCAGCTCAATGCCTGGCATGACGAGACCAACCTGCCGCGCGCCCACATTTCTCGTATCCTCGCCATGTCCGCCGGCATCAACAACACGCCGGACGAAATCCGTTCCTATCTCGACGAGTAG
- a CDS encoding DUF1003 domain-containing protein, translating to MAKTYEDLASRWFADRSLSEAESKVLKSAIDRQTLARDVGETYSGSATFGNRLADAIARVGGSWAFIVGFLAFLAVWTLSNVWLLGRDSFDPYPFIFLNLLLSMLAALQAPVIMMSQNRQAARDRLDAAHDYEVNLKAEIEIMALHEKMDMLRHREIVAMHADVTSLLSRLDRLEASLLSAGKTQPPAAG from the coding sequence ATGGCAAAGACTTACGAAGACCTCGCCTCCCGCTGGTTCGCCGACAGGAGCCTCAGCGAAGCCGAAAGCAAGGTCCTGAAAAGTGCGATCGATCGGCAGACGTTGGCACGCGATGTGGGCGAGACCTATTCCGGTTCGGCGACTTTCGGCAATCGCCTGGCGGATGCAATCGCGCGCGTTGGAGGCTCGTGGGCCTTCATCGTCGGCTTTCTCGCCTTTCTGGCGGTTTGGACGTTGTCGAACGTGTGGCTGCTGGGCCGAGACAGCTTCGACCCCTACCCGTTCATCTTCCTCAATCTGCTCCTGTCGATGCTTGCCGCGCTTCAGGCGCCGGTCATCATGATGTCGCAGAACCGGCAGGCGGCGCGGGACAGGCTGGATGCGGCGCATGATTACGAGGTCAATCTCAAGGCCGAGATCGAGATCATGGCCCTGCACGAGAAAATGGACATGCTGCGCCATCGCGAGATCGTGGCCATGCATGCGGACGTGACGTCGCTTCTTAGCCGGCTTGATCGCCTGGAGGCATCGTTGCTGTCGGCTGGCAAAACGCAGCCGCCGGCTGCCGGCTAG
- a CDS encoding hemerythrin domain-containing protein — MSDLPDDLLLEARGGLPDDLRYLVETYPRDDWQQHHNVHGMASFWLQRHDMFRDLGGILTGAISDYREGRSDARQFASFFAPRLNHFLGNLDGHHNVEDQHYFPVFARVEPRLKRGFDILDSDHHLIHDALERNAQTANDFLRAMQESEDRQRFAADAYAGENERLVAMLKRHLDDEEDLIIPLILDRGDRELGG, encoded by the coding sequence ATGAGCGACCTTCCCGACGACCTGCTGCTCGAAGCGCGGGGCGGACTGCCCGATGATCTGCGCTATCTCGTGGAGACATATCCGCGCGACGACTGGCAGCAGCACCACAACGTCCATGGCATGGCGTCGTTCTGGCTGCAGCGGCACGACATGTTTCGCGACCTCGGCGGCATTCTGACCGGCGCCATCTCCGATTATCGCGAGGGCCGGTCGGACGCCCGGCAGTTCGCATCGTTCTTCGCGCCGCGCCTCAATCACTTCCTCGGCAATCTCGACGGCCATCACAATGTCGAGGACCAGCACTATTTTCCGGTCTTCGCCCGCGTGGAACCGCGATTGAAACGCGGCTTCGATATCCTCGATTCCGATCATCATCTGATCCACGACGCGCTGGAACGCAATGCGCAGACGGCGAACGATTTTTTGCGCGCGATGCAGGAGAGCGAGGATCGCCAGCGCTTTGCGGCCGACGCCTATGCCGGTGAGAACGAGCGGCTCGTCGCGATGCTCAAGCGGCATCTGGATGACGAGGAGGATCTGATCATCCCGCTGATCCTCGATCGGGGCGATCGCGAGTTGGGTGGCTAG